The following proteins come from a genomic window of Malus sylvestris chromosome 4, drMalSylv7.2, whole genome shotgun sequence:
- the LOC126617599 gene encoding ribonuclease II, chloroplastic/mitochondrial-like isoform X2, with translation MAVRAVGSSTVFRSASSSASSPTLLSFRCCPCRFTTLQFRRFSKLGIRFPIFRSGKLASGHGGVQRTSVHSLVNSVMEELGALRRRRLVRAAANGGIVEDKLVSWTLQQGLLLEFKKDAERVLLAVAQKPDGKKNWMVSDQNGVTSSIKPQQISYIVPGVENFDRTEISDFIQKAQDNLDPALLEFAWVELLEKNKRVTAEELAEMIFGTVEPLECYCAHLLLSEDEVYFTVLETKGSRSIYGPRPASQVEELLCRKLAKEAAEKELQEFKQLLKSSKAMPLDAKPPKSSWLVEEKTRHKIESLEAYAIDACTIDDQRKTAGTILRTMGMVKTASSALNLLIDIGYFPVHVNLELLKLNIRTDHSDEVISSAERLLSGSSDSDEIERRDLTHLKVYAIDVDEADELDDALSAMRLQDGRIKIWIHVADATRFLQPGSIVDREAMRRGTSVFLPTATYPMFPEKLAMEGMSLQQGEICNAVTVSVVLHSDGSIAEYSVDNSIIKPTYMLTYESASELLHLNLQEEAELKILSEAATLRSIWRREQGAIDTATLEARIKVVNPEDPQPVINLYVENQADPAMRLVTEMMVLCGEVIATFGSRNNIPLPYRGQPQSNIDTSVFADLPEGPVRSSALVKLMRAAEIDFRKPIRHGILGLPGYVQFTSPIRRYMDLLAHYQVKAFLAGESLPFSAGQLEGMASVVNMNVRVARRLFSSSLRYWILEYLRRQPKEKKYRALILRFIKDRIAAILLVEVGLQSSVWVSVGAQIGDEVLVRVEEAHPRDDVLLLKEVVI, from the exons ATGGCGGTTCGAGCCGTCGGAAGCTCCACAGTCTTCCGCTCCGCCTCCTCTTCCGCTTCCTCCCCCACTCTCCTTTCCTTCCGCTGCTGCCCTTGCCGTTTCACTACTCTCCAATTCCGCCGATTCTCCAAATTAGGCATTCGTTTCCCGATATTTCGGTCCGGTAAGCTAGCTTCCGGCCATGGCGGCGTTCAAAGAACCTCCGTTCACAGCCTCGTCAATAGCGTCATGGAAGAGCTCGGCGCCCTGCGCAGACGGAGGCTAGTTCGCGCTGCCGCCAA TGGAGGGATTGTAGAAGATAAACTTGTGAGCTGGACACTGCAGCAAGGTCTGCTACTGGAGTTCAAGAAGGATGCAGAGAGAGTGTTGCTGGCCGTTGCGCAGAAACCCGATGGCAAGAAGAACTGGATGGTGTCCGATCAG AATGGTGTTACATCGTCAATTAAACCACAACAAATTTCCTATATTGTTCCCGGTGTTGAGAACTTTGACCGCACAGAGATATCAGACTTTATTCAGAAAGCTCAAGATAACTTG GATCCAGCACTACTTGAATTCGCTTGGGTTGAGCTCCTTGAAAAGAATAAGCGGGTGACGGCAGAAGAATTAGCCGAG ATGATATTTGGTACCGTGGAACCTCTTGAATGCTACTGTGCTCATTTGTTGCTTTCAGAAGATGAAGTATACTTCACTGTGCTGGAGACAAAAGGTTCTCGCTCTATATATGGTCCTCGACCTGCTTCGCAG GTTGAGGAACTTCTGTGTAGGAAGCTCGCAAAGGAGGCTGCTGAGAAAGAACTGCAGGAGTTTAAACAATTACTGAAATCTTCCAAGGCAATGCCTTTAGATGCTAAACCTCCCAAATCTTCTTGGTTGGTAGAAGAGAAAACCAGACACAAAATTGAGTCTCTTGAAGCTTATGCTATTGATGCTTGCACAATTGATGACCAAAGGAAAACAGCTGGAACA ATCCTAAGAACAATGGGGATGGTCAAAACAGCCTCATCAGCTTTGAATCTCCTCATAGACATTGGCTATTTTCCTGTACATGTGAATCTTGAGCTGTTGAAATTGAACATCCGTACTGATCATTCAGATGAAGTTATATCATCTGCAGAGCGTCTTTTGTCAGGTTCCTCTGATTCAGATGAG ATTGAAAGGCGAGATCTCACTCACTTGAAGGTCTATGCTATTGATGTGGATGAGGCTGATGAG CTCGATGATGCCCTGAGTGCAATGAGGCTACAAGATGGACGCATTAAAATATGGATTCATGTTGCAGATGCAACTAGGTTTCTTCAACCTGGGAGCATAGTAGACAG GGAGGCAATGAGAAGAGGAACTTCTGTATTCTTGCCCACTGCTACTTATCCTATGTTCCCAGAGAAACTTGCCATGGAGGGAATGAGTTTGCAACAAGGAGAGATTTGCAATGCAGTTACTGTATCTGTGGTGCTGCACTCCGATGGAAG TATTGCAGAATATTCAGTGGACAACTCAATTATTAAACCAACATACATGTTGACATATGAGAGTGCATCTGAGCTTCTTCATTTGAACCTGCAAGAAGAGGCTGAACTGAAAATCCTGTCTGAGGCTGCAACTCTCCGGTCAATATGGCGTCGAGAACAG GGTGCAATTGACACAGCCACATTGGAAGCACGCATCAAAGTGGTTAATCCAGAGGATCCACAGCCTGTGATTAATTTGTATGTAGAAAACCAGGCAGACCCTGCAATGCGACTTGTCACTGAGATGATGGTGCTCTGCGGAGAAGTTATAGCCACATTTGGTTCTAGAAATAACATTCCTTTACCCTACAGAGGACAACCCCAATCCAACATCGACACCTCTGTATTTGCAGATCTTCCAGAAGGACCTGTTAGAAGCTCTGCTCTTGTTAAACTAATGCGTGCTGCTGAAATTGATTTCAGAAAACCTATACGCCATGGAATTTTAGGACTTCCGGGTTATGTTCAGTTTACATCTCCTATCCGTAGATATATGGATCTACTAGCTCACTATCAG GTGAAAGCATTTCTTGCAGGGGAATCTCTTCCTTTCTCAGCTGGTCAGTTAGAAGGGATGGCATCTGTTGTGAACATGAATGTAAGAGTAGCAAGGAGGCTCTTCAGCAGCAGTCTTCGGTACTGGATATTAGAATATCTGAGAAGgcagccaaaagaaaaaaagtatcGTGCGCTGATTCTTAGATTCATTAAGGATCGGATTGCGGCCATATTGTTAGTTGAG GTGGGACTTCAATCTTCCGTGTGGGTGTCCGTGGGAGCTCAAATTGGAGATGAAGTTCTTGTTCGGGTAGAAGAAGCTCATCCACGCGATGATGTGCTTTTACTTAAAGAGGTTGTCATTTGA
- the LOC126617599 gene encoding ribonuclease II, chloroplastic/mitochondrial-like isoform X1 — translation MAVRAVGSSTVFRSASSSASSPTLLSFRCCPCRFTTLQFRRFSKLGIRFPIFRSGKLASGHGGVQRTSVHSLVNSVMEELGALRRRRLVRAAAKVELTSSGGIVEDKLVSWTLQQGLLLEFKKDAERVLLAVAQKPDGKKNWMVSDQNGVTSSIKPQQISYIVPGVENFDRTEISDFIQKAQDNLDPALLEFAWVELLEKNKRVTAEELAEMIFGTVEPLECYCAHLLLSEDEVYFTVLETKGSRSIYGPRPASQVEELLCRKLAKEAAEKELQEFKQLLKSSKAMPLDAKPPKSSWLVEEKTRHKIESLEAYAIDACTIDDQRKTAGTILRTMGMVKTASSALNLLIDIGYFPVHVNLELLKLNIRTDHSDEVISSAERLLSGSSDSDEIERRDLTHLKVYAIDVDEADELDDALSAMRLQDGRIKIWIHVADATRFLQPGSIVDREAMRRGTSVFLPTATYPMFPEKLAMEGMSLQQGEICNAVTVSVVLHSDGSIAEYSVDNSIIKPTYMLTYESASELLHLNLQEEAELKILSEAATLRSIWRREQGAIDTATLEARIKVVNPEDPQPVINLYVENQADPAMRLVTEMMVLCGEVIATFGSRNNIPLPYRGQPQSNIDTSVFADLPEGPVRSSALVKLMRAAEIDFRKPIRHGILGLPGYVQFTSPIRRYMDLLAHYQVKAFLAGESLPFSAGQLEGMASVVNMNVRVARRLFSSSLRYWILEYLRRQPKEKKYRALILRFIKDRIAAILLVEVGLQSSVWVSVGAQIGDEVLVRVEEAHPRDDVLLLKEVVI, via the exons ATGGCGGTTCGAGCCGTCGGAAGCTCCACAGTCTTCCGCTCCGCCTCCTCTTCCGCTTCCTCCCCCACTCTCCTTTCCTTCCGCTGCTGCCCTTGCCGTTTCACTACTCTCCAATTCCGCCGATTCTCCAAATTAGGCATTCGTTTCCCGATATTTCGGTCCGGTAAGCTAGCTTCCGGCCATGGCGGCGTTCAAAGAACCTCCGTTCACAGCCTCGTCAATAGCGTCATGGAAGAGCTCGGCGCCCTGCGCAGACGGAGGCTAGTTCGCGCTGCCGCCAA GGTGGAGCTGACAAGTAGTGGAGGGATTGTAGAAGATAAACTTGTGAGCTGGACACTGCAGCAAGGTCTGCTACTGGAGTTCAAGAAGGATGCAGAGAGAGTGTTGCTGGCCGTTGCGCAGAAACCCGATGGCAAGAAGAACTGGATGGTGTCCGATCAG AATGGTGTTACATCGTCAATTAAACCACAACAAATTTCCTATATTGTTCCCGGTGTTGAGAACTTTGACCGCACAGAGATATCAGACTTTATTCAGAAAGCTCAAGATAACTTG GATCCAGCACTACTTGAATTCGCTTGGGTTGAGCTCCTTGAAAAGAATAAGCGGGTGACGGCAGAAGAATTAGCCGAG ATGATATTTGGTACCGTGGAACCTCTTGAATGCTACTGTGCTCATTTGTTGCTTTCAGAAGATGAAGTATACTTCACTGTGCTGGAGACAAAAGGTTCTCGCTCTATATATGGTCCTCGACCTGCTTCGCAG GTTGAGGAACTTCTGTGTAGGAAGCTCGCAAAGGAGGCTGCTGAGAAAGAACTGCAGGAGTTTAAACAATTACTGAAATCTTCCAAGGCAATGCCTTTAGATGCTAAACCTCCCAAATCTTCTTGGTTGGTAGAAGAGAAAACCAGACACAAAATTGAGTCTCTTGAAGCTTATGCTATTGATGCTTGCACAATTGATGACCAAAGGAAAACAGCTGGAACA ATCCTAAGAACAATGGGGATGGTCAAAACAGCCTCATCAGCTTTGAATCTCCTCATAGACATTGGCTATTTTCCTGTACATGTGAATCTTGAGCTGTTGAAATTGAACATCCGTACTGATCATTCAGATGAAGTTATATCATCTGCAGAGCGTCTTTTGTCAGGTTCCTCTGATTCAGATGAG ATTGAAAGGCGAGATCTCACTCACTTGAAGGTCTATGCTATTGATGTGGATGAGGCTGATGAG CTCGATGATGCCCTGAGTGCAATGAGGCTACAAGATGGACGCATTAAAATATGGATTCATGTTGCAGATGCAACTAGGTTTCTTCAACCTGGGAGCATAGTAGACAG GGAGGCAATGAGAAGAGGAACTTCTGTATTCTTGCCCACTGCTACTTATCCTATGTTCCCAGAGAAACTTGCCATGGAGGGAATGAGTTTGCAACAAGGAGAGATTTGCAATGCAGTTACTGTATCTGTGGTGCTGCACTCCGATGGAAG TATTGCAGAATATTCAGTGGACAACTCAATTATTAAACCAACATACATGTTGACATATGAGAGTGCATCTGAGCTTCTTCATTTGAACCTGCAAGAAGAGGCTGAACTGAAAATCCTGTCTGAGGCTGCAACTCTCCGGTCAATATGGCGTCGAGAACAG GGTGCAATTGACACAGCCACATTGGAAGCACGCATCAAAGTGGTTAATCCAGAGGATCCACAGCCTGTGATTAATTTGTATGTAGAAAACCAGGCAGACCCTGCAATGCGACTTGTCACTGAGATGATGGTGCTCTGCGGAGAAGTTATAGCCACATTTGGTTCTAGAAATAACATTCCTTTACCCTACAGAGGACAACCCCAATCCAACATCGACACCTCTGTATTTGCAGATCTTCCAGAAGGACCTGTTAGAAGCTCTGCTCTTGTTAAACTAATGCGTGCTGCTGAAATTGATTTCAGAAAACCTATACGCCATGGAATTTTAGGACTTCCGGGTTATGTTCAGTTTACATCTCCTATCCGTAGATATATGGATCTACTAGCTCACTATCAG GTGAAAGCATTTCTTGCAGGGGAATCTCTTCCTTTCTCAGCTGGTCAGTTAGAAGGGATGGCATCTGTTGTGAACATGAATGTAAGAGTAGCAAGGAGGCTCTTCAGCAGCAGTCTTCGGTACTGGATATTAGAATATCTGAGAAGgcagccaaaagaaaaaaagtatcGTGCGCTGATTCTTAGATTCATTAAGGATCGGATTGCGGCCATATTGTTAGTTGAG GTGGGACTTCAATCTTCCGTGTGGGTGTCCGTGGGAGCTCAAATTGGAGATGAAGTTCTTGTTCGGGTAGAAGAAGCTCATCCACGCGATGATGTGCTTTTACTTAAAGAGGTTGTCATTTGA
- the LOC126617603 gene encoding RHOMBOID-like protein 1 → MAGEPPSSGAQMKVNSRRHYNVVHPADIETPPLASPAPATSPPVYREVKHFKKWVVWLIPVFVAANVVMFIITMYVNNCPKNSISCIATFLGRFSFQPFKENPLLGPSSSTLQKMGALDVKKVVDRHQGWLLITCNWLHAGVFHLLANMLSLLVIGYRLEQEFGFVRIGLLYVISGLGGSLLSSLFIQTNISVGASGALFGLLGAMLSELITNWTLYASKFGALFTLLIIIAINLAVGILPHVDNFAHIGGFLSGFFLGFVFLIRPQFGWVNQRYAAPGPGYASSQTKSKFKTYQCIMWVLSVIVLIVGFTVGLVMLLRGVDANKHCSWCHYLSCVPTSRWSCNTEPAYCTTNQMGDQIYLTCSSNGKNGTYAIPNASSSQIQGLCSQLCS, encoded by the exons ATGGCGGGGGAGCCACCGTCATCGGGGGCCCAAATGAAAGTGAACTCACGGCGGCACTACAACGTGGTCCACCCAGCAGACATCGAGACGCCGCCGCTTGCCTCCCCAGCTCCGGCCACGTCTCCGCCTGTGTACAGAGAGGTCAAGCATTTTAAGAAATGGGTTGTCTGGCTGATTCCTGTATTTGTTGCTGCCAACGTTGTTATGTTCATCATCACCATGTATGTCAACAACTGTCCCAAGAACTCCATCTCTTGCATTGCCACGTTCTTGGGGAGGTTCTCCTTCCAGCCTTTTAAGGAGAACCCACTTCTTGGACCGTCGTCATCGAC GTTGCAAAAGATGGGGGCTTTGGATGTAAAGAAGGTGGTTGACAGACACCAGGGGTGGCTTCTAATCACTTGCAATTGGTTACATGCGGGCGTCTTCCATTTATTGGCTAATATGCTGAGCCTTTTAGTCATTGGATATCGGCTAGAGCAAGAGTTCGGCTTCG TCCGGATTGGGTTGTTATATGTCATCTCTGGACTTGGTGGGAGTTTGTTGTCTTCGCTTTTCATCCAAACAAACATTTCAGTTGGTGCTTCTGGTGCACTTTTCGGGTTGCTGGGAGCCATGCTTTCTGAACTTATCACTAATTGGACATTATATGCTAGTAAG TTTGGAGCACTTTTCACCCTCCTGATCATCATAGCAATCAATTTGGCAGTGGGAATACTCCCACACGTTGACAACTTTGCTCATATTGGAGGATTCCTCTCGGGATTTTTTCTTGGGTTTGTGTTTCTTATCCGCCCCCAGTTCGGATGGGTTAACCAAAGATATGCTGCTCCCGGTCCAGGATATGCCTCATCTCAAACAAAATCGAAGTTCAAGACCTATCAGTGCATTATGTGGGTCCTCTCTGTGATAGTTTTAATTGTTGG GTTTACAGTTGGCCTGGTTATGCTTCTTCGGGGAGTTGATGCCAATAAACATTGTTCTTGGTGTCATTATTTATCTTGTGTCCCTACTTCAAGATGGAGCTGCAACACGGAGCCTGCATACTGCACG ACAAACCAGATGGGTGATCAAATCTACTTAACATGCTCGAGCAATGGTAAGAACGGCACGTATGCGATTCCAAATGCAAGCAGTTCTCAGATCCAGGGGTTATGTTCTCAGCTTTGCAGTTGA